A window of the Lolium perenne isolate Kyuss_39 chromosome 7, Kyuss_2.0, whole genome shotgun sequence genome harbors these coding sequences:
- the LOC127312327 gene encoding probable inorganic phosphate transporter 1-8, with protein MAQSEQQGLQVLSALDAAKTQWYHFTAIVVAGMGFFTDAYDLFCISLVTKLLGRIYYTDLSQPNPGTLPPGVAAAVNGVAFCGTLSGQLFFGWLGDKMGRKSVYGMTLMVMVICSIGSGLSFADTPTSVMATLCFFRFWLGFGIGGDYPLSATIMSEYANKKTRGAFIAAVFAMQGFGILAGGIVTLIVSAAFRAGFPKPAYQDNAAGSIGTEADFVWRIILMLGAVPALLTYYWRMKMPETARYTALVAKNAKLAASDMSKVLQVQLEDETEKMEEMVSRGSNDFGLFSSQFARRHGLHLLGTASTWFLLDIAFYSQNLFQKDIFTAINWIHKARTMSALEEVFRISRAQTLIALCGTVPGYWFTVFLIDVVGRFKIQLMGFFMMTVFMLGLAVPYHHWTTPGNQVGFVIMYGFTFFFANFGPNATTFVVPAEIFPARLRSTCHGISAACGKAGAMIGAFGFLYAAQDPHKPDAGYKAGIGIRNSLFVLAGINLLGFAFTFLVPEANGKSLEEMSGEAQDNEDAARGSKVQPSMA; from the coding sequence ATGGCGCAGTCGGAGCAGCAAGGGCTGCAGGTCTTGAGCGCGCTGGACGCGGCCAAGACGCAATGGTATCACTTCACGgccatcgtcgtcgccggcatgggCTTCTTCACCGACGCCTACGACCTCTTCTGCATCTCCCTCGTCACCAAGCTTCTCGGCCGGATATACTACACCGACCTGTCACAGCCCAACCCCGGGACCCTGCCTCCCGGCGTAGCCGCGGCCGTCAACGGCGTGGCCTTCTGTGGCACGCTCTCCGGCCAGCTCTTCTTCGGATGGCTCGGCGACAAGATGGGTCGCAAAAGCGTCTACGGGATGACGCTAATGGTCATGGTCATCTGCTCCATCGGGTCGGGCCTCTCCTTCGCGGATACCCCGACGAGCGTCATGGCCACGCTCTGCTTCTTCCGCTTCTGGCTCGGCTTCGGCATCGGCGGCGACTACCCGCTGTCGGCCACCATCATGTCCGAGTACGCCAACAAGAAGACCCGCGGCGCGTTCATCGCCGCCGTGTTCGCCATGCAGGGCTTCGGAATCCTCGCCGGCGGCATCGTGACACTCATAGTCTCCGCTGCCTTCAGGGCCGGATTCCCGAAACCAGCCTACCAGGACAACGCCGCCGGGTCCATAGGGACGGAAGCCGACTTCGTGTGGCGCATCATCCTCATGCTCGGCGCCGTGCCGGCTCTGCTCACCTACTACTGGCGTATGAAGATGCCAGAGACCGCGCGCTACACCGCCCTCGTCGCCAAGAACGCCAAGCTAGCGGCGTCCGACATGTCCAAGGTGCTGCAGGTGCAGCTCGAGGATGAGACGGAGAAGATGGAGGAGATGGTCAGCCGTGGCAGCAACGACTTCGGCCTCTTCTCCTCGCAGTTCGCGCGACGCCACGGCCTCCACCTCCTCGGCACGGCCAGCACGTGGTTCCTCCTCGACATCGCCTTCTACAGCCAGAACCTGTTCCAGAAggacatcttcaccgccatcaactGGATCCACAAGGCCCGCACCATGAGCGCCCTCGAGGAGGTGTTCCGCATCTCCCGCGCGCAGACGCTCATCGCGCTCTGCGGCACCGTGCCTGGCTACTGGTTCACCGTCTTCCTCATCGACGTCGTTGGCCGCTTCAAAATCCAGCTCATGGGGTTCTTCATGATGACCGTCTTCATGCTCGGCCTCGCCGTCCCGTACCACCACTGGACGACGCCCGGCAACCAGGTCGGCTTCGTGATCATGTACGGCTTCACCTTCTTCTTCGCCAACTTCGGGCCCAACGCCACCACATTCGTCGTGCCGGCGGAGATCTTCCCGGCGAGGCTTCGGTCGACGTGCCACGGGATATCAGCCGCTTGCGGGAAAGCCGGAGCCATGATCGGGGCCTTCGGGTTCCTCTACGCCGCGCAGGACCCGCACAAGCCGGACGCCGGGTACAAGGCCGGGATCGGCATCCGTAACTCGCTCTTCGTCCTCGCCGGTATCAACCTGCTCGGGTTCGCCTTCACATTCCTCGTGCCCGAGGCCAACGGAAAGTCGCTCGAGGAGATGTCCGGCGAGGCCCAGGACAACGAAGACGCGGCACGCGGGTCCAAAGTGCAGCCATCGATGGCGTAG